A single Ciona intestinalis chromosome 12, KH, whole genome shotgun sequence DNA region contains:
- the LOC101242618 gene encoding THUMP domain-containing protein 1-like has translation MGKRKKHYISANVNKRKKSDGVYGKLEIGMQGVLITHDRGKENLCRNDAFKILNYFADKWYGAIKSENTSSQKSCENVVSIDEDEEDIDAALSKEVDCIKDTAHVRKRFYAVKSGCNNVVFIKTFDLKPSDFVRRVIQTIAAEGTDDRYDADVPAARGVLRIHPVDYSCRATMSEINSMAKRALPQLLRDVEQRNIGKESFLKEYNVMFRGRNNNEFGMHIVTDAIVEVVKDVAENWRFNCRSTDIYIIVEIIINVCTISVVENYGRYKKFNVRELFVDRAMKKCGDAEDGDERKEQHQEKQEQYETEKEETKQKEQEQEKQPENQPEQQYKREEEKQRIVQKIEEN, from the coding sequence atggGTAAACGTAAGAAGCATTACATATCCGCAAATGTTAATAAACGCAAGAAAAGTGATGGAGTCTACGGTAAATTAGAAATCGGCATGCAGGGCGTGTTAATAACACACGACAGGGGAAAAGAGAACTTATGTCGCAATGATGcgttcaaaatattaaattactttGCGGATAAATGGTATGGGGCAATAAAAAGTGAGAACACTTCATCTCAGAAGTCTTGtgaaaatgttgtttcaatTGATGAAGATGAAGAAGATATAGATGCTGCATTGAGTAAGGAAGTGGATTGTATAAAAGATACAGCTCATGTAAGAAAGAGGTTTTATGCTGTTAAAAGTGGCTgcaataatgttgtttttataaaaacatttgatttaaaaccaaGTGATTTTGTGAGAAGGGTAATACAGACCATTGCAGCTGAAGGGACAGATGATCGTTATGATGCAGATGTACCTGCTGCAAGAGGGGTTTTACGGATTCACCCAGTTGATTATAGTTGCCGTGCAACGATGTCGGAGATTAATTCAATGGCCAAGCGCGCTCTGCCTCAGTTATTAAGAGATGTAGAGCAAAGAAATATTggaaaagaaagttttttaaaagaatataacGTCATGTTTCGTGGGCGAAATAACAACGAGTTTGGAATGCATATTGTTACTGATGCAATCGTGGAAGTTGTAAAAGATGTTGCAGAAAATTGGAGATTTAATTGTCGGTCGACGGATATTTACATCATTGTTGAAATCATAATTAACGTTTGCACGATATCGGTTGTCGAGAATTATGGTcgatataaaaagtttaatgttcGCGAACTTTTCGTCGATCGAGCAATGAAGAAATGTGGAGATGCTGAAGATGGGGATGAGAGAAAAGAACAACATCAGGAAAAACAAGAAcaatatgaaacagaaaaagaagaaacaaagCAAAAAGAACAGGAACAAGAAAAACAACCAGAAAATCAACCCGAACAACAATATAAAAGggaagaagaaaaacaacGAATAGTACAAAAAATAGAGGAAAACTAA
- the LOC101242054 gene encoding uncharacterized protein LOC101242054 isoform X2 → MGAERKKKRESVHRSQIRKRAEKRRQSQEYELLKKKKESKEKIREPTVKKQKQDKRNQPNSNKRKRKVVKEETQGIVFTKEQHTNKREKRASRVKFSDQKSSNKRKRPNSNKRKRNVVQEETQVAVFSQVQHTDKQTNSSNEKPTNRVKFSELPPKVITTTQSTHDIERMGMVSSHSHNLNEISKTGQLIGFVTILIVLGITSLVVVERLIFLLTCPWQLENEDVLLYFDIDIHSDDVEDDEHYSFKFADDLMYDDFYSTVHTHIPEYALNGTTH, encoded by the exons ATGGGAGCG gaaagaaaaaagaaaagggAATCTGTACACAGATCTCAAATAAGAAAACGAGCAGAAAAAAGGCGACAAAGTCAGGAGtatgaacttttaaaaaagaaaaaggaatCAAAGGAAAAAATACGGGAACCTACagttaaaa AACAAAAACAAGATAAGCGAAATCAACCCAACAGCAACAAACGTAAAAGAAAAGTCGTTAAAGAAGAAACACAGGGAATCGTATTTACGAAAGAACAACACACAAATAAACGAGAAAAACGTGCAAGTCGTGTCAAGTTCAGCG ATCAGAAAAGCAGTAATAAGCGAAAACGCCCCAACAGCAACAAACGTAAAAGGAATGTCGTACAAGAAGAAACACAAGTAGCCGTATTTAGTCAAGTACAACACAcagataaacaaacaaatagtTCTAATGAAAAACCTACGAACCGAGTAAAGTTTAGtg AGTTACCGCCCAAAGTTATAACGACAACACAATCAACGCACGATATTGAAAGAATGGGTATGGTTTCGTCACACTCACACAATTTAAATg agatATCGAAGACGGGTCAACTGATAGGTTTCGTCACAATCCTCATTGTGTTGGGTATTACGTCACTTGTGGTGGTTGAGAGACTCATTT ttCTTTTAACATGTCCATGGCAACTAGAAAATGAAGACGTTCTTTTGTATTTCGACATTGACATTCACAGTGATGACGTAGAGGACGATGAGCATTATTCGTTCAAA TTCGCTGACGATTTAATGTACGACGATTTCTATTCAACGGTTCATACACATATTCCAGAATATGCCTTGAATGGAACAACACATTag
- the LOC101242054 gene encoding uncharacterized protein LOC101242054 isoform X1 produces MRACQLLCHGAGGRTCDALVLQERKKKRESVHRSQIRKRAEKRRQSQEYELLKKKKESKEKIREPTVKKQKQDKRNQPNSNKRKRKVVKEETQGIVFTKEQHTNKREKRASRVKFSDQKSSNKRKRPNSNKRKRNVVQEETQVAVFSQVQHTDKQTNSSNEKPTNRVKFSELPPKVITTTQSTHDIERMGMVSSHSHNLNEISKTGQLIGFVTILIVLGITSLVVVERLIFLLTCPWQLENEDVLLYFDIDIHSDDVEDDEHYSFKFADDLMYDDFYSTVHTHIPEYALNGTTH; encoded by the exons ATGCGGGCGTGCCAACTACTTTGCCATGGCGCCGGAGGCCGGACATGTGACGCTCTTGTGCTGCAG gaaagaaaaaagaaaagggAATCTGTACACAGATCTCAAATAAGAAAACGAGCAGAAAAAAGGCGACAAAGTCAGGAGtatgaacttttaaaaaagaaaaaggaatCAAAGGAAAAAATACGGGAACCTACagttaaaa AACAAAAACAAGATAAGCGAAATCAACCCAACAGCAACAAACGTAAAAGAAAAGTCGTTAAAGAAGAAACACAGGGAATCGTATTTACGAAAGAACAACACACAAATAAACGAGAAAAACGTGCAAGTCGTGTCAAGTTCAGCG ATCAGAAAAGCAGTAATAAGCGAAAACGCCCCAACAGCAACAAACGTAAAAGGAATGTCGTACAAGAAGAAACACAAGTAGCCGTATTTAGTCAAGTACAACACAcagataaacaaacaaatagtTCTAATGAAAAACCTACGAACCGAGTAAAGTTTAGtg AGTTACCGCCCAAAGTTATAACGACAACACAATCAACGCACGATATTGAAAGAATGGGTATGGTTTCGTCACACTCACACAATTTAAATg agatATCGAAGACGGGTCAACTGATAGGTTTCGTCACAATCCTCATTGTGTTGGGTATTACGTCACTTGTGGTGGTTGAGAGACTCATTT ttCTTTTAACATGTCCATGGCAACTAGAAAATGAAGACGTTCTTTTGTATTTCGACATTGACATTCACAGTGATGACGTAGAGGACGATGAGCATTATTCGTTCAAA TTCGCTGACGATTTAATGTACGACGATTTCTATTCAACGGTTCATACACATATTCCAGAATATGCCTTGAATGGAACAACACATTag
- the LOC100183628 gene encoding caspase-6: MSLKSAADVLMSGVPTPHTNENNNVGQSEVDALGSGETPRIYSLPDVTKMASSEVECYQMDRESRGLALIINNENFHHATRMNKRSGTDVDARNLSRIFKKLGFDVQVYKDLSCISMLEVINEVSTMDHTGNDCCFVAFLSHGDDGCVYGTDGIVQIKKIVDQFRGDVCPSLAGKPKIFLFQACRGTLHETSVQLSVDVVDGEDQPCVEVDAAPVPTLPSGSDYLFCYSVAEGYYSHRDTLYGSWFIQDFTDVMEQLVLNKGKQQDKVDFIDVLTVVNRKVSARRVERSYSQQALGKKQMPCYLSMLTKKLYLTPKK; encoded by the exons ATGTCTTTAAAAAGTGCAGCAGATGTTTTGATGTCTGGTGTTCCCACACCTCACACAAATGAGAACAACAATGTCGGTCAGAGTGAAGTGGATGCTCTCGGGTCAGGGGAAACACCAAGGATATACAGTTTACCTGATGTAACAAAGATGGCCTCATCTGAAGTGGAATGTTATCAAATGGATCGTGAGAGTCGTGGCTTAGCTCTTATCATCAATAATGAAAATTTCCACCATGCAACTC GTATGAATAAGCGCTCGGGCACAGACGTTGACGCACGAAATTTATCTCGAATTTTTAAGAAACTAGGGTTTGATGTACAAGTATACAAAGATCTCAGTTGTATTTCAATGCTGGAG GTTATTAACGAAGTTTCTACCATGGACCACACTGGtaatgattgttgttttgttgcgtTTCTAAGTCATGGGGACGATGGTTGTGTGTATGGCACTGACGGTattgttcaaattaaaaagattGTTGATCAATTTCGCGGCGATGTTTGTCCCTCGCTTGCTGGGAaaccaaagatatttttatttcag GCATGCAGGGGCACTTTACATGAAACATCGGTTCAACTATCAGTTGATGTTGTTGATGGTGAAGACCAACCTTGTGTGGAAGTGGATGCAGCTCCTGTTCCAACTCTACCATCTGGATCCGATTATTTGTTCTGTTATTCTGTAGCCGAAG GATATTACTCGCATCGAGACACTTTGTATGGCTCATGGTTTATACAAGATTTCACTGATGTGATGGAACAATTGGTGCTTAATAAAG GCAAACAACAGGACAAAGTAGATTTCATTGACGTACTTACGGTCGTTAATCGAAAAGTGTCGGCACGTCGCGTTGAGAGATCATATTCCCAACAAGCACTTGGGAAGAAACAGATGCCGTGTTATCTATCTATGCTGACCAAGAAACTCTATCTTACACCCAAGAAGTGA